ATTATCTATACCTTTATTAGAAATATATTTTCCAGTTGAATACAAATATTTCCCCTGTTCTGTCATATCACTAATTGCAAGAAAAGGAATATTACCATCATAATACTCTTCTATTGTAGATTTTGGTGTACCTCCACTTTTAGCTTTTTTACATAGCTCTCCTAAACTTTGTGTCTCCCATTTATTCTCAAATTTTTTAAATCTAATTTTCTGAGAAAATAGTTTTTCACTTAGTCCTTTAATTAAAGTTTCCAACTCCTCAATTATTTTGCTTTGTGATAAAATTTTCTCATCAATCAATGAAAGAAAATCAGATATTTTTCTTTGTTCCTCAATTGATGGAAAAGATATCTCAGATTTCATTAATTGGTTCTTAGATAAATTGTATCTCGTGCTTCCTTGTGCCAATATTTTCACTATACTTCTGAAACCATCACTTCTAAATAAAAATTGACCAAAAGCAGGATTTAACATTTCAATTGAATACAGTCTGTATCCAAAACAAAAACTGTTTAAATATAATTCGTCAATTTCATCAAGTAGTACTGAAGACATACCTATTTCTTCGGGAGTTTCTGAAGATGTTGTAAATAGGATATCACCATATTTTACGTGATTTTGATTTTCGCTTTCATTAATTCGAACATAGTCAAATCTTGAAGTATCAATTTTGGAATGATCAAAAACCTGTTTGTACTGAACGTAAGGTTTCCCAGTTCCAAAATCTTCTTTGGTTTTCCCTGATAATCCACTATAGGTCTCCCCAATTTCCCCTAGTTTCTTTCTCTCCCAATCTTGTGTAAATCCGAAAAATCTCAAATTAGGAACCTTGACTCAAAAAAATCCTGAAGATTATTTATCCTTAATTACTTTCCTTTGGATTTTAAAAACTTAAATCATTATGAAGGAACAGAAACAACTTTCTGAAGTTATTAATCTGTGGAAGGCAGATAAAAAGCAGTATGTGAAAAAATCAAGTTTCTCAGCATACATGCTGTTGATAGAGAATCATTTATTACCTGTTTTTGGAGATAGGGATGGAGTAGAAGAGGCTGATGTACAGGCCTTTGTTTTTCAGAAATTGGAAGCCGGGCTGAGCCAGAAAACAATTAAAGATATTCTGATTGTTTTAAAAATGATCCTCAAATTCGGCGCAAAAAACAAATGGCTGGAGTATATGCCTTTTGATATTCAGTTTCCTACGGAAAGGGAAAAACATAATATTGAAGTACTGAGCCGGGCCGATCAGAAGAAAATTATGAACTACATTCAGGAGCATTTCACGTTCAGAAATTTAGGAGTTTATATCTGTCTGAGTGCCGGAATGAGAATCGGAGAAGTTTGTGCGCTAACCTGGCAGGATATTGATACCGATAATGGTGTGATCAGTGTCAACAGAACCATTCAGCGGATTTACATGATTGAAGACGGAAACAGAAGGACTGAGCTCATTCTTGATACCCCGAAAACCAAAAATTCTATCCGTGAAATACCAATCAGCAAAGACCTTCTGAGAATTTTGAAGCCATTCAAAAAAATTGTTAATCCTTTATTCTTTGTTTTAACGAATGATGCGAAACCCACAGAACCCAGAACCTACCGAAGCTATTACAAAAACCTCATGAAAGAGCTGGGAATGCCGGAGCTTAAATTTCATGGTTTGAGACACAGCTTTGCAACACGATGTATTGAAAGCAATTGTGACTATAAAACGGTTAGTGTTCTCTTAGGGCATTCAAATATCAGCACAACACTTAATTTGTATGTGCATCCTAATATGGAACAGAAAAAGAAAGCCATTGAACAGATGTTTAAAGCTTTAAGATAAAAGTTCACTTTGTATAAAAATTTTCATATAAATCCACATTCTTAATTACTGATGAAATGTGGATTTATTTTAATTGAATAGTAAAAAAAATAGTTTTTCATGCTGAAATTCAGACTAAGTAGCCTCAAAAAATATAAAATTTTGTTAAAAAACTCACTTTAAAGGGATAATTTATTATTCGTCTTCCTATTTTTGTTATTTTAGTCCCCCAAGATTGGAATTATGCTTATTGAAGAAGAATTTAAGAAGATTTATTTGAACTTTAAAATCAAAGAAATCATTCCTTTTCTTACAAAGCTTACCATAAAAGAAAAGAGAGAAATTGCAGCTGTTTTAAAGAAATCTTTAAACAAAAACTGGGGCCATAATCATATTTCTGTGCTCACTGCTTTGGCGTGCAGTAAAACAAAAGAAGAATATGATAAACTTTCTCCGGGATATTATGCCGTTCCGGTCAATCTTGTGGATGAACTTTTCGAATCTTACGTTCCGGACTGGATTGGGGAAAGTTATACTTTTCTAAAAAATATAGGCTACCTTAAAGCAATGGAATGGCAGCAGAAAGGCTATTGCGTTCTGAGTAACGAAATTCTGGCTGAACTGCTTTCAGAATCATTGGTTTCTGATCATACCGAAGGAGAACTCTTTTTAACATATCCGGAAACACTGGAAACGCATTTATGGTTTCTGTTCGAATATAACTCAGATATAACTTACAATTATCATCAAAGGAACTGGAAAGACATACTGAAACAACTTATCCTTGAAAACAAGATCAACCGTTTCAGAGTATTGAAATCCAGCCTTTATGCGGTAAACCAAAACTTTTCCAAAGAACATAATACCTGGTTCATAGAGCTGTTTTCCTATCTTAAACCTTCCACAGGTGAAATTCTGGATCTTCAGGATGAGCTGTTTCTTATTTTACAGTCATCCCAGCAGTCACTTTTTGTCCCTGTATTAAAAATGATAAGCCAGGCATGTACAGAACAAGGTTTTAAAACGTGGGATTTCCTGAAGTCAGCAGAAGTATTGGCTGGTCTTCCGGGGAAAAATATTTTAAATACACTGCTTCAGATAGCAGAAAAAATAGCTAAGAATAATGCAGAATTCCGTGAGGAGATCTGTCTGTTAGTAATGCCTGTATTTCTGAATAAAGATGCTGCCATACAAACTAAAACAGCTAAAATAATTACAAAGTGTGGAGATTCCTCATCCGATAAAATTCGGGAAGCAGTGAATTCTTATTCCGAATCATTTCTTACAGATACCCTTATTTTATTGGAACAATTTCTGTCTGAAAAGAAAAATATTGATACAGGCGGTAATGACAACCATGAAATAAGAGTATGGCATGTGTCAGAACCTATTGCACCTATTAAAACGATAAATGACTTTATCTTTTTTGCTCCACAGGCTTTTATCAAGAATGAACCCTGGTACTTTGATCTGTTTCTGGACGCATTGATGAGATTCGATGCAGAAATTAATGAAGAACATTGGTCTCAGCTGGAGCCTGCTTTCAAAGCTGCTTTGAAAAGGAAAAACGGAGAAGGCATGCATCATTTGCTGGCTGCATTTTTTATCAGTTATGCCCTGATGAAACAGGAAAAAGCATCTCCGGTATTGTATGAAGTAAAGAAAGAATTCCCTGCTTTAGAAAATTGGGCAGGAAAACGAACACCATTGATTTTTAAAGCGTACCATCGTTTTCTTCTGGATATTTTTGAATTATTAAAACAAGGAAAGAAACTTCCTCTGCTTTCCGTGCCTGATCAAACACCATGCTGGATTAATATCCGGGTGCTGACTGATAAACTGAAAATCTACCAGGAACAGAAAGAAAAGCCAATGCCTTTTGACCTGCAGAAAGCAGTACTTAAAACCAAAAAAGAAAACCTTGATGAGGCTCTGCGCTATGCACAAAAACATCTGGATAAAAACTATCTTCAACTCCTGAATCCGGTTTTTAACCCTGATTATTATAAAAGTACATACGAAAATACCTATCTGGAGGGCCGTTTTACCTGGAAAACCGGAACCAGAAAACTTTATCAATGGAACCAGACAGAAGAAGTTCCGGAGCTGATCTTCAATATTGAAAATCAGAAAGAGATTCCGGAAAATGCTCCATTACTGGACTATCTGTTCAATTCCTATCATGGAATATATTATGATGATCTTATTCCTGTTTTGTATACGGCTCCATACTTTTCGGGATCTGTTTTTGCAAAAAAATATAACGAAACACTTTCCAATGCAGTATATCATTATGACCTCAGAGGAAATACCGAATTACTGGACGCCTGGATGAAGCTGGAACTGCCTTTTCAGCCGGTTCATTATTTATTCCTTTCAGCAGCACTTCTTAATAAAGATAAAACCCTTTGTGGTACGGCTTTTGAAGCACTTATTTACAAGATAGTTTCTGATGATTTTGATGCATCTGCTACGGGAATGCTGATTGGGGAAATGATCAGATCCGGACTGGCTCCCGTAAAAAGACTGACTGATGGACTTAATGGCTTTATCAATCTGAGTACCAGTCATAATCATGCTTTTGAAAAACTATTGACAGCCATTCTTAGAGAAATAAATCACCCGGTTTTTAATCTTAAAAAGCTGCTTGAATTCTACTATGAACTCCTGCAGCTCAACCAGTCAGAAACTGAGACAGCTGTGAATAAAAGACTTGAAGAGTGGAAAAACGAAAATAACCTGAAAAAAATTATTATCAAATTAAAAACAAATGAAAGAAAGACTTTATGAGATTCTTAACGAGGAAAAAAAACATGAGATTATTCCTTTTTTGAAACAGCTTACCGCTGAAGAAAGAAAAACACTGGTTCCTACCATAAAAAAACTGGACCGTGAGATCAACAAGATCGTAATGACGAAAAACTCCTATCACACCTCCGGTTCTGTAGATCAGCATTCCATTATAGATATAGCATCATTTGTCTGTATGGATCAGAAGCATTACGGTAAAAATTACTGGAGTTTTTTTAGTGATAAAGAACAGACGGATAAAATATTAGAATGGGGCTGCCCAAGTTGGTTCTCCGATTTTATCAACGATTCTGTAGAAGCTGAATTTACGGCATTTAACTATCAGGATATTTTAGGTTGGGCAGAAAAAGGCTATGTAAAGCCCAGCCCTGAATTGCTGGGATATCATCTGAGCAATCAGCCTTCCGACCTTGAAAAGTATCCGGAAACACTGGAAACCCATTTTTGGTATCTGTGCGAATTCCCTTCCAAATCACTTCCTTTTTATAAAGAATGGCTTCCTTTAGTACAAAAACTGGTCGCCAAAAATAAAATTGACAGAAAAAGATTTCTAAAAGAATGCCTTCTGGCAGCCAACAGAAATTTCAATAAAAATGTCACAGGCTGGTTCATAGAGGCATTCAATACCCTGAAACCTACCTATGAAGAACTGCTTATGCTTCAGGATGAACTGCTGGCGGGCTTGGCTTCCCTGCAGTCAAAAGCAGTCAATACTATCCTTGTTCACCTGAAAAAAATAGTGACTGATCCGGAATTTAAAACCACCGAATTTTCACATTTTCTTCCGAATTTGCTAAGTTCGGAAATCAAAACCGTGGTTACTTCCAGTCTTTCCGTAACAGAAAAGATTCTTCAGAAGAAAAAATCTGATACAGAAGATCTTGGAATGGCACTAAGTGCGGCATTTGTGAGCAAAGATGAAAGCATACAATCCAAAGCAGCTAAAATTATCCATAAATATATTCCTGTTTCTGAAGGAATAAAAGAAGCTTTATCCCATTATTCAGACAATATTCTGGCGAATGTTAAACCTATATTGGCAGAATTTATAGAAGATAAATATCAGGAATTGGATGAGGTAACAGTTGAAACTTTAGAGCTAATTAGTGAAGACGTAAAACTTCAGGCGCCCGGAAGCTTTGAGGATCTCATGTTTTTCCTTCCGCAGGCTATTGAAAATCCCGGAACGTATTACTATGATCTGGCTATAGCAGCAATGGTCCGCTTTGCAGGAGAAGCAGATACAGAATCGGTAAAGCTGTTTGAACCTGTTTTTCAAAAAGCCTGTAAAACGATTGCAAAATGGGAAGTTCCTTATTTCAATGTGATATTATGTAACCTGATCATTAATTATGGTCTTACCTTATTGGAAAAATACCCTGTACAGCTTAAAAATCTGGAAAAAATATATACCAGAACACGTGAAGATGAAGCAACAAGAGAAGCCTATTCAAGTTATCAGAAAAAGCTAGTACCTCTTGAAGATCTTTTTGTAGGAGGACTGGCCATGAAACCGTTCAGAGAGATTGCTGTTCACGCTTTCCGTAAGATCCAATCGGGAGATCAGACCCCATTGCTTTCTACCACAACTCATGCTCCATGTTGGATATCTCCTGTGACACTGGTTGAGAGGTTTGAAATATATCAGAAAAAAGGGATAAATCCTGATTCTATGGATGTGCAGCTGGCATTACAGCGTTGCTCACTGGAAAGAACCACTGAAGCATTACAGCTGGCAGGCAGACTACAAGGTGAGTATAAAGATTTGCTGCTTTTCTTTTTAAATAAAAATAATGCAGCCCCTCAGGGAACATTTGAACATCCTTCATGGTGGATGACAGCAGGAATTACGCGTTCTCCACAAACTGTTTTTAAAGAATTTAAAGACTTTGGATATGATAGCATTCCTAAGGAACTTCTTTCCGGTAGATATAGCTGGAAGACTGTTGACAGTGGAAAAAACTCATATTATCCGGTAGAACTCGATATAAAAATTCCGAAATATCATTTTGAAAAAAGAGAACATCAGCTGTTTCTGGAGTATTTTATAGCAGAACAGACATCATTTTCTGAAGTTCCGGTCTTTATGTGGAGTTTTCCTAATACTCCTGGAAATGTACTGGCAAAAATAATTAAAACCTGCCTGTATTATTCAGGGGTAGCAGAAGTGTATGAAAGAGGGTTGGTTCTGAACACTACACAGGCGCTTCATGAACTGAAAAAACCTTTGGATGAAATGAGCATGCTGTTTCTGGGAACGATCTTTCTTAACGGAGACAAAGTAATCCGTGGTACTGCTGCGGAAATCTGGCTGGAACATGTCTCTTATAAAGTAATGAATAATAAACGTCTTGGAGAAGTAATCGGTCTCCATGAAAAATTAGAATGGGCTCCTGTAAAAAGATTTACAGATCTGGTACAGCATCAGATGCTGAACGTCAGCAGAGATCATAATCTGGCTCTTGAAGAACTCATGGTTCATATCCTGCTGCAGATGGATACTCCGGTTACCAATCTTAAAAGGATATTAGATGTATATTACGAAGTTCTGTCTTTAAACCAGTCAGAAGTCAATGAAAACTTAAAAAACAAACTTGATAGCTGGAAAGAAAACTCCAGTCTGAAAAAAATCTGCAATCTTCTTCTAAAAAAATAAACTATGGAAGATATGCTTATTTACAACTACCGGAGACCTTCGTCACTGGTAAAAAAAGATATTTCTGAAGAACTCTTTCTGGCAAGATACAGTGAGATTCAGAAAAAAACAGATGCGCCCTGCTTTTTCTGGGGAAATGTCAGTCAGCCGTTTATTCTGGCAAGATGTCTGATTGCGCTTTCCAATATTGTGAAATCCAGTTTTAATCTGTCACCGTTTCAGATGGCAATGCTTAAAGATCCTATCGTTACTGCCGGGAATGGACGTCTTCGCTTCGAAGGATTTTCCCATTGCGCAGGAGTCTATGCAAGAGTTGATGTACTGCCGGACGGTCTGGATGGAGAATTTCTGGAAAATGGAACCACCAATGTAGATTTTAATCAGCCAATGATTACTGCTTTAGGCAGCATCCGTCCCAATGAAAAAATTATGCTTTCTGTTGGGGAAAAAGAAATGGGGCTTTACAGAGAAGAGGAGAAGGTAGTGGAGAGAAAAGTACCGCTGCCTGTAAAATGGATTAAAGGTTTAAGTACCGTTCAGATCTACCTTTCAGAGTCAGAAAAGGTGTATACATTTAACAAGATCCAGACCCAGCAATTGTTCAGAGGAATACCTAAAGGAACTGTAAAAGCGGATTATTATCTGATCGTCAGAGGAAATA
This region of Chryseobacterium vaccae genomic DNA includes:
- a CDS encoding restriction endonuclease subunit S; protein product: MRFFGFTQDWERKKLGEIGETYSGLSGKTKEDFGTGKPYVQYKQVFDHSKIDTSRFDYVRINESENQNHVKYGDILFTTSSETPEEIGMSSVLLDEIDELYLNSFCFGYRLYSIEMLNPAFGQFLFRSDGFRSIVKILAQGSTRYNLSKNQLMKSEISFPSIEEQRKISDFLSLIDEKILSQSKIIEELETLIKGLSEKLFSQKIRFKKFENKWETQSLGELCKKAKSGGTPKSTIEEYYDGNIPFLAISDMTEQGKYLYSTGKYISNKGIDNSASWIVPIDSIIYSMYASVGFVSINKIELATSQAVLNLIPNNDINIEYLYYYLVYFQKFINKYITTGTQGNLNAETIKNFEVAFPNSLEQNSIAQLLSSIDAKKQIERNLLKIYQFQKNYLLQNLFI
- a CDS encoding tyrosine-type recombinase/integrase, producing MKEQKQLSEVINLWKADKKQYVKKSSFSAYMLLIENHLLPVFGDRDGVEEADVQAFVFQKLEAGLSQKTIKDILIVLKMILKFGAKNKWLEYMPFDIQFPTEREKHNIEVLSRADQKKIMNYIQEHFTFRNLGVYICLSAGMRIGEVCALTWQDIDTDNGVISVNRTIQRIYMIEDGNRRTELILDTPKTKNSIREIPISKDLLRILKPFKKIVNPLFFVLTNDAKPTEPRTYRSYYKNLMKELGMPELKFHGLRHSFATRCIESNCDYKTVSVLLGHSNISTTLNLYVHPNMEQKKKAIEQMFKALR
- a CDS encoding DUF6493 family protein gives rise to the protein MLIEEEFKKIYLNFKIKEIIPFLTKLTIKEKREIAAVLKKSLNKNWGHNHISVLTALACSKTKEEYDKLSPGYYAVPVNLVDELFESYVPDWIGESYTFLKNIGYLKAMEWQQKGYCVLSNEILAELLSESLVSDHTEGELFLTYPETLETHLWFLFEYNSDITYNYHQRNWKDILKQLILENKINRFRVLKSSLYAVNQNFSKEHNTWFIELFSYLKPSTGEILDLQDELFLILQSSQQSLFVPVLKMISQACTEQGFKTWDFLKSAEVLAGLPGKNILNTLLQIAEKIAKNNAEFREEICLLVMPVFLNKDAAIQTKTAKIITKCGDSSSDKIREAVNSYSESFLTDTLILLEQFLSEKKNIDTGGNDNHEIRVWHVSEPIAPIKTINDFIFFAPQAFIKNEPWYFDLFLDALMRFDAEINEEHWSQLEPAFKAALKRKNGEGMHHLLAAFFISYALMKQEKASPVLYEVKKEFPALENWAGKRTPLIFKAYHRFLLDIFELLKQGKKLPLLSVPDQTPCWINIRVLTDKLKIYQEQKEKPMPFDLQKAVLKTKKENLDEALRYAQKHLDKNYLQLLNPVFNPDYYKSTYENTYLEGRFTWKTGTRKLYQWNQTEEVPELIFNIENQKEIPENAPLLDYLFNSYHGIYYDDLIPVLYTAPYFSGSVFAKKYNETLSNAVYHYDLRGNTELLDAWMKLELPFQPVHYLFLSAALLNKDKTLCGTAFEALIYKIVSDDFDASATGMLIGEMIRSGLAPVKRLTDGLNGFINLSTSHNHAFEKLLTAILREINHPVFNLKKLLEFYYELLQLNQSETETAVNKRLEEWKNENNLKKIIIKLKTNERKTL
- a CDS encoding DUF6493 family protein: MKERLYEILNEEKKHEIIPFLKQLTAEERKTLVPTIKKLDREINKIVMTKNSYHTSGSVDQHSIIDIASFVCMDQKHYGKNYWSFFSDKEQTDKILEWGCPSWFSDFINDSVEAEFTAFNYQDILGWAEKGYVKPSPELLGYHLSNQPSDLEKYPETLETHFWYLCEFPSKSLPFYKEWLPLVQKLVAKNKIDRKRFLKECLLAANRNFNKNVTGWFIEAFNTLKPTYEELLMLQDELLAGLASLQSKAVNTILVHLKKIVTDPEFKTTEFSHFLPNLLSSEIKTVVTSSLSVTEKILQKKKSDTEDLGMALSAAFVSKDESIQSKAAKIIHKYIPVSEGIKEALSHYSDNILANVKPILAEFIEDKYQELDEVTVETLELISEDVKLQAPGSFEDLMFFLPQAIENPGTYYYDLAIAAMVRFAGEADTESVKLFEPVFQKACKTIAKWEVPYFNVILCNLIINYGLTLLEKYPVQLKNLEKIYTRTREDEATREAYSSYQKKLVPLEDLFVGGLAMKPFREIAVHAFRKIQSGDQTPLLSTTTHAPCWISPVTLVERFEIYQKKGINPDSMDVQLALQRCSLERTTEALQLAGRLQGEYKDLLLFFLNKNNAAPQGTFEHPSWWMTAGITRSPQTVFKEFKDFGYDSIPKELLSGRYSWKTVDSGKNSYYPVELDIKIPKYHFEKREHQLFLEYFIAEQTSFSEVPVFMWSFPNTPGNVLAKIIKTCLYYSGVAEVYERGLVLNTTQALHELKKPLDEMSMLFLGTIFLNGDKVIRGTAAEIWLEHVSYKVMNNKRLGEVIGLHEKLEWAPVKRFTDLVQHQMLNVSRDHNLALEELMVHILLQMDTPVTNLKRILDVYYEVLSLNQSEVNENLKNKLDSWKENSSLKKICNLLLKK